A genomic region of Saprospiraceae bacterium contains the following coding sequences:
- a CDS encoding tetratricopeptide repeat protein, producing the protein MKSICSGILVSLIAVLGLNAQTVQEGLRHLENENFKSAMEVFDKLITTQPKVYIHHYYKAEVFTAMGNIQDAKSSYLKGLEISSKCDECLVGLGKLELNKNKHQEAIKNLESALKGNSKNASIQALVGKAYLYIDKPQAETALTYLEKARDLDPKQAKYWIYLGDAYQLKGDLGQAMTSFETAVEKDKNDPETYVKMARIWADGKNLDLAIERLETATKLNPGYAIAYKELYEMYIRARKFDKVIPILDKYVELSGTDVDAKVRLVKFLCFQAKDYTRAITEANKVLEKILNNTHFTVG; encoded by the coding sequence ATGAAATCCATATGTAGTGGAATATTGGTATCCTTAATTGCAGTGTTAGGATTAAATGCTCAAACTGTGCAAGAAGGCTTAAGGCATTTGGAAAACGAAAACTTCAAATCTGCAATGGAGGTATTTGATAAACTCATAACAACTCAGCCCAAGGTCTATATTCATCATTATTACAAAGCTGAAGTATTTACAGCTATGGGTAATATACAAGATGCTAAATCATCCTATTTAAAAGGACTGGAGATTAGTTCAAAATGTGATGAATGCCTTGTGGGTCTCGGTAAATTGGAACTCAATAAAAATAAACACCAAGAAGCCATCAAGAATTTAGAATCAGCTTTAAAAGGCAATTCTAAAAATGCAAGTATACAAGCATTGGTTGGAAAGGCTTACCTATACATTGACAAACCTCAAGCTGAAACCGCATTAACATATCTGGAAAAAGCTCGCGACCTTGATCCAAAACAAGCCAAATATTGGATTTACCTGGGAGATGCTTACCAACTAAAAGGAGACCTGGGTCAGGCCATGACTTCTTTCGAAACAGCAGTTGAAAAAGATAAAAATGATCCGGAGACCTATGTAAAAATGGCCCGTATTTGGGCAGATGGTAAGAATTTGGATTTGGCCATCGAGAGACTGGAAACTGCTACTAAATTGAATCCCGGATATGCTATTGCCTATAAGGAATTATACGAAATGTATATCCGTGCGAGAAAATTTGATAAAGTAATTCCAATATTGGACAAATATGTTGAGTTGAGCGGTACTGATGTCGATGCTAAAGTACGACTTGTAAAATTTCTTTGCTTTCAAGCTAAGGATTATACCAGAGCCATTACTGAGGCTAATAAAGTGTTGGAAAAAATCCTGAACAATACACACTTCACCGTTGGTTAG
- a CDS encoding TlpA family protein disulfide reductase has translation MKYVNLLLPVLFLFLSSFASLGKVFPTAQLKTLDGKNIQLNESFAKNKLTVVSFWATWCSPCKKELDALKDLYSEWKPMGIELVAITVDDAQALNKVKPMVAQKSWKYTILSDQNKEMMRALNFQSIPQTFVVDAKGNILYTHAGYTPGDEYELDKKLRSLLK, from the coding sequence ATGAAATACGTGAATTTATTACTACCTGTCCTTTTCCTCTTTCTTAGCTCTTTTGCATCTTTGGGTAAAGTATTCCCTACGGCGCAACTGAAAACGCTTGATGGAAAAAATATTCAACTCAACGAGAGCTTTGCTAAAAACAAACTAACAGTTGTTAGCTTTTGGGCAACCTGGTGTTCACCATGCAAAAAGGAGCTGGATGCGTTAAAAGATTTATATTCAGAATGGAAACCTATGGGTATCGAATTGGTTGCAATTACAGTAGATGATGCTCAGGCGCTCAATAAAGTAAAACCCATGGTGGCCCAGAAATCCTGGAAATATACCATCCTCTCCGATCAGAACAAAGAAATGATGCGTGCCCTTAACTTTCAATCAATACCTCAGACCTTCGTGGTTGATGCAAAAGGAAATATCCTTTATACCCATGCCGGATATACTCCTGGTGATGAATACGAATTGGACAAAAAACTGAGAAGTTTGCTAAAATAA
- a CDS encoding glycine--tRNA ligase: MEDLFKKLTAHCKEYGFIYPSSEIYDGLSAVYDYGPNGIALKNNIKEYWWKSMVQMHQNIVGLDAAIFMHPKTWKASGHVDAFNDPLVDNKDSKKRYRADQLIEDHVDKLTAKLEKEVEKARNRFGESFDESLYRQTNPRVLEIQAKADQISKRLADAMTAGDMPGLKQLIEDCEIVDPDTGSRNWTEVRQFNLMFNTQLGNIAGEEGKLYLRPETAQGIFVNFLNVSKTSRQKIPFGIAQIGKAFRNEIVARQFIFRMREFEQMEMQFFVKPGDEMKWYKHWKEKRMNWHLALGTSSSKLKFHDHDNLAHYANAAVDIQFEFPFGFKELEGIHSRTDFDLKSHQELSGKKLQYFDPELNENYIPYVVETSIGCDRMFLAMLSDAYKEEEVPDAEGEASTRVVLKLHPVLAPVKCAILPLLKNKPELVEKARNIFETLRFSFQCQYDEKDAIGRRYRRQDAIGTPYCVTIDFDTLQDDTVTLRDRDSLKQERVSIQDIESKIMEKISWRKLL, encoded by the coding sequence GTGGAAGATTTATTTAAAAAACTAACAGCACATTGTAAAGAATACGGATTCATTTATCCCTCATCTGAAATTTACGACGGACTCAGCGCCGTTTATGATTACGGTCCGAATGGAATAGCTTTAAAGAACAACATCAAAGAGTATTGGTGGAAAAGTATGGTGCAGATGCATCAGAACATCGTCGGACTGGATGCTGCGATTTTTATGCACCCAAAAACTTGGAAGGCTTCCGGGCATGTTGACGCATTCAATGATCCGTTGGTCGACAATAAAGATTCCAAAAAGAGATATAGGGCGGATCAATTGATCGAAGACCATGTCGATAAATTGACTGCTAAATTGGAGAAAGAAGTTGAAAAAGCGCGCAATCGATTTGGGGAGAGTTTTGATGAAAGCCTTTATAGACAAACCAACCCACGAGTTCTAGAAATTCAGGCAAAGGCTGATCAAATAAGCAAAAGATTGGCAGATGCCATGACTGCAGGTGATATGCCTGGCTTAAAACAGTTGATTGAAGATTGTGAAATTGTTGATCCGGATACCGGTTCTAGAAACTGGACGGAAGTGAGACAGTTTAATCTGATGTTCAATACGCAGTTGGGAAACATCGCTGGAGAAGAGGGTAAATTGTATTTAAGACCGGAAACAGCACAGGGCATTTTTGTCAACTTTTTAAATGTTTCAAAAACAAGCAGACAAAAAATTCCATTTGGAATTGCACAAATAGGAAAGGCTTTCCGTAATGAAATTGTCGCGCGTCAGTTTATTTTCCGCATGCGCGAATTTGAACAAATGGAAATGCAGTTTTTCGTAAAGCCGGGTGACGAAATGAAGTGGTATAAACATTGGAAAGAAAAGCGGATGAACTGGCATCTTGCTTTGGGCACGAGTTCATCCAAACTCAAATTCCACGATCACGATAATCTAGCGCATTATGCGAATGCAGCCGTAGATATCCAATTTGAATTTCCATTTGGATTTAAAGAATTGGAGGGCATCCATTCGCGCACCGACTTTGATTTAAAAAGCCATCAGGAACTGTCCGGAAAAAAACTGCAGTATTTCGATCCGGAGCTCAATGAAAACTACATTCCATATGTAGTTGAAACATCTATTGGCTGCGACCGGATGTTTTTGGCAATGTTGAGCGATGCCTATAAAGAAGAGGAAGTGCCGGATGCAGAGGGAGAAGCCTCAACGCGGGTAGTATTAAAATTGCATCCCGTTTTAGCTCCTGTTAAATGCGCTATTCTACCCTTATTGAAAAACAAACCGGAATTGGTAGAAAAAGCAAGGAATATCTTTGAAACCCTTCGATTTAGTTTTCAATGTCAGTATGACGAGAAAGACGCGATCGGCCGCCGATACCGCAGACAAGATGCTATTGGTACACCTTATTGTGTGACGATTGATTTCGATACCTTGCAAGATGATACGGTTACGCTTCGCGATCGGGATAGTCTGAAGCAGGAACGGGTTTCCATCCAAGACATAGAAAGTAAAATTATGGAGAAGATTTCTTGGCGGAAATTATTGTGA
- a CDS encoding Omp28-related outer membrane protein: MKNKKVIALSFILTLCLSSCSDWEQTVNLPDNNAVESKRVVLLEEFTGVSCVNCPAGIAISNAIADAYPNNVVLVGIHSRFLAQPATKGQVDLRLPDAQSIEDFLGDWLAKPEAAINRLYSTQAISYRYGNPDSWKGIVEAELLKEVEFELTIKPTYNEATRELNVTLNAKALKDINKPIHLHCGITQSGIIADQLNNQSPKIVNFEHNHVLLKMLSAISGDRISTSAIANSSYTKTYTFTMPTDSILWKTDHCNVFGYVSLDENEKYILQAAEAPLK; the protein is encoded by the coding sequence ATGAAAAATAAAAAAGTCATCGCTCTGTCTTTCATTCTCACCCTGTGTTTGAGTTCTTGCTCAGATTGGGAGCAAACCGTAAATTTACCGGATAACAACGCAGTCGAATCCAAACGCGTTGTTTTACTTGAAGAGTTTACTGGAGTCTCTTGTGTAAATTGTCCGGCAGGAATAGCCATTTCCAATGCCATTGCAGATGCTTATCCCAATAATGTGGTTTTGGTTGGTATTCATTCGCGCTTTCTTGCACAACCTGCTACTAAAGGTCAGGTAGACTTAAGACTTCCCGATGCTCAGTCTATTGAAGATTTTCTAGGTGACTGGCTCGCAAAACCAGAAGCCGCAATCAACCGCCTATATTCTACACAAGCCATCAGTTACCGCTATGGAAATCCAGACAGTTGGAAAGGAATTGTGGAAGCTGAATTACTCAAAGAAGTTGAATTTGAACTTACCATCAAACCAACTTATAATGAGGCTACCAGAGAATTGAATGTTACTTTAAATGCAAAAGCTTTAAAAGATATCAACAAACCGATCCACTTACATTGTGGCATCACACAATCAGGCATCATTGCCGATCAACTCAATAATCAAAGTCCAAAAATTGTAAACTTCGAACACAATCACGTTTTGCTAAAAATGTTATCGGCCATTTCTGGTGACCGAATTTCTACATCTGCAATCGCCAATTCAAGTTACACCAAAACTTATACATTTACGATGCCTACGGATTCCATTTTGTGGAAAACTGATCATTGCAATGTTTTTGGTTATGTATCTCTGGATGAAAATGAAAAATATATTTTACAGGCAGCCGAGGCGCCGCTAAAATGA
- the gyrB gene encoding DNA topoisomerase (ATP-hydrolyzing) subunit B, whose amino-acid sequence MPTQQGDYSASSIQALEGLEAVRRRPGMYIGSTDVKGLHHLVWEVIDNSIDEHLAGHCSHILVSILPDNSIKVEDNGRGIPVDIHPKLKKSALEVVMTVLHAGGKFDKDSYKVSGGLHGVGVSCVNALSSYVRVEVRREGKVYMQEYERGKPVADVAMIGESSSRGTTVIFKPDHEIFETLIYHFDTLAQRLRELSFLNSGLTIFLKDEREGQQHEETFHSEGGLREFVKYIDQGRTALTEDVIYITGKEENVEVEIALVYNNGFQENLLSYVNNIYTREGGTHVSGFRRALARVFKQYGDQYGFFTKLKMEISGEDFREGLTGIISVKVQEPQFKGQTKGELGNSEVVGIVSRIVGDALMAFLEQNPKESRRIIDKIILAATARHAARKAREMVQRKNILTGSGLPGKLADCASKSAAESELFLVEGDSAGGTAKQGRNRHFQAILPLRGKILNVEKALEYKIYENEEIKNIFTALGVHIFEDSEGDRRLNIEKLRYHKIVIMCDADVDGSHITTLILTFFYRYMPELITNGYLYIARPPLYLVKKGKEAKYAWNEKERLEIVAEIGKGKEDSVHIQRYKGLGEMNSEELWDTTMNPVTRTLSKVTVDDASTASYYFSILMGDDVPPRRAFIETHAVYANIDV is encoded by the coding sequence ATGCCAACACAGCAAGGAGATTATAGTGCATCGAGTATTCAGGCCCTGGAAGGATTGGAAGCGGTCAGGCGGAGGCCTGGAATGTATATCGGAAGTACCGATGTAAAAGGTTTGCATCATCTTGTTTGGGAAGTCATAGATAATTCTATCGACGAACATTTGGCCGGCCATTGCAGCCATATTCTGGTGAGCATTTTACCAGACAACAGCATTAAGGTCGAAGACAATGGTCGGGGTATACCTGTAGACATACACCCTAAGCTTAAGAAATCTGCTCTTGAAGTGGTTATGACCGTTTTGCACGCAGGTGGAAAGTTTGATAAAGACTCTTATAAAGTTTCCGGAGGTCTGCATGGGGTAGGGGTTTCTTGTGTAAATGCACTCTCGTCTTATGTGCGCGTAGAGGTGAGAAGAGAGGGTAAGGTATATATGCAGGAATACGAACGCGGCAAGCCGGTTGCAGACGTAGCAATGATCGGCGAATCTTCATCCAGGGGAACAACGGTGATCTTCAAGCCCGATCACGAGATCTTTGAAACCCTGATTTATCATTTTGATACCCTTGCTCAGCGATTGCGCGAGCTTTCTTTCCTCAATAGTGGACTCACCATCTTTCTCAAAGACGAAAGAGAAGGCCAACAACACGAAGAAACATTTCATTCTGAAGGCGGCTTAAGAGAATTTGTAAAATATATCGACCAGGGCAGAACGGCTCTTACTGAGGATGTCATCTACATCACCGGAAAAGAAGAAAATGTCGAAGTTGAAATCGCCTTGGTATACAACAATGGTTTTCAGGAAAACCTGCTATCCTATGTAAACAATATTTATACGCGCGAAGGAGGAACACATGTGAGTGGATTCAGAAGGGCGCTTGCCAGAGTTTTTAAGCAGTATGGAGATCAATATGGTTTTTTTACCAAGCTTAAAATGGAAATAAGTGGTGAAGATTTCAGAGAAGGACTTACCGGAATTATTTCCGTTAAAGTCCAGGAGCCTCAGTTCAAAGGTCAAACCAAAGGTGAACTCGGTAATTCTGAAGTCGTTGGTATTGTTTCTCGTATCGTAGGTGATGCTTTGATGGCTTTTCTCGAACAAAATCCTAAGGAATCCAGAAGAATCATTGATAAAATAATATTAGCAGCTACTGCACGCCATGCGGCGCGTAAAGCCCGTGAAATGGTGCAGCGCAAAAATATATTGACCGGAAGCGGATTGCCCGGGAAACTTGCAGATTGTGCATCCAAATCAGCTGCTGAATCTGAATTATTTTTGGTAGAGGGAGATTCGGCGGGCGGTACTGCCAAACAAGGACGCAACCGACATTTTCAGGCCATACTCCCATTGCGTGGTAAAATTTTAAATGTTGAGAAAGCACTGGAATATAAAATTTACGAAAACGAGGAGATCAAGAATATATTTACTGCATTAGGTGTGCATATTTTTGAGGATTCTGAAGGCGATCGCAGGCTCAATATCGAAAAACTTCGCTATCATAAAATTGTGATCATGTGCGACGCCGACGTCGATGGAAGTCACATTACAACCCTGATCCTGACTTTCTTTTACAGATACATGCCCGAATTGATTACAAATGGATACTTGTACATTGCCAGACCACCTCTTTACTTGGTAAAAAAAGGTAAAGAAGCCAAATATGCATGGAATGAAAAAGAACGGTTAGAAATCGTTGCAGAAATTGGCAAAGGAAAAGAAGACAGTGTGCACATCCAGCGTTACAAAGGTTTGGGTGAAATGAACTCCGAAGAACTCTGGGACACGACGATGAATCCCGTTACCAGAACCTTAAGTAAGGTTACTGTCGACGATGCATCGACTGCAAGTTATTATTTCAGTATACTTATGGGTGACGATGTTCCTCCGCGTCGGGCGTTCATCGAAACACATGCGGTTTACGCGAATATTGATGTGTAG
- a CDS encoding DUF393 domain-containing protein — translation MESSKQIYLFYDGECLLCSKLCSWLRKRDKNQKFLMFTLSDFKNGKISLPLHVKMEDFPDSVLLYKSGKWFFASEAIIQTGLGLGGIHKLIILAYIIPKWLRDAVYNYIAKNRYKWFGKRNQCDMKVRT, via the coding sequence ATGGAGAGTTCGAAACAAATCTATTTGTTTTATGATGGCGAATGTCTATTATGCTCAAAATTATGCAGTTGGCTTCGCAAAAGGGATAAAAACCAAAAATTTTTGATGTTTACCCTTTCGGATTTTAAAAACGGAAAAATCAGCCTTCCATTACATGTAAAAATGGAGGATTTTCCGGATTCGGTTTTGTTGTATAAGTCTGGAAAATGGTTTTTTGCCTCAGAGGCCATTATACAAACGGGCCTGGGACTCGGAGGAATACATAAGCTTATTATTTTGGCCTATATTATTCCAAAATGGCTGCGCGATGCGGTTTATAATTATATCGCAAAAAACAGATATAAGTGGTTTGGTAAAAGGAATCAATGTGACATGAAAGTAAGAACTTAA
- a CDS encoding substrate-binding domain-containing protein, with the protein MNELFRYMLKIIFNPRFIALLAMLITSCKDLSESSPTIGKTKIACDIQIKDLMLQQEAIFEQRYKYADLTLEFFNERDLMQLWLADSFRNVIIGRPLDSLEIRHFKVNQQVSPRHFPFAVGAIALLTHQNNRDSSLTYEDFLDLCAGRKNDNVRYSTLVIEDSGSGVALYILDLLKSEKFTGSVYALNTKMAIIDYLKKNPNAIAAVDWAEFSDSDDSQKKSLLNGLQRLAISRPLDSLQYGFLLPDQYNLQDKRYPLQRTWQFISCSGKSDLALGFASFVAGEIGQKIVLKAGMLPIFQTERWIEFTNGDYKIVN; encoded by the coding sequence ATGAATGAACTCTTTCGATATATGTTGAAAATTATTTTCAATCCAAGATTTATAGCTCTATTGGCTATGCTGATTACAAGTTGCAAAGACCTTAGTGAGAGCAGTCCAACTATTGGGAAAACGAAAATTGCTTGTGATATTCAAATCAAAGACCTCATGCTGCAACAAGAAGCGATCTTCGAACAGCGATATAAATACGCAGACCTAACATTGGAATTTTTTAATGAGCGCGATCTCATGCAATTATGGCTAGCTGATAGTTTCCGAAATGTAATTATTGGCAGACCCCTCGATAGTTTAGAAATTCGGCACTTTAAAGTAAACCAGCAAGTAAGTCCGCGGCATTTTCCATTTGCCGTAGGAGCCATTGCTTTATTAACCCACCAAAACAATAGAGATTCCAGCCTTACTTATGAAGACTTTCTCGATTTATGCGCAGGACGAAAAAATGATAATGTTAGATATTCTACATTGGTCATTGAGGATTCAGGATCGGGCGTTGCTTTATATATTTTGGATCTTCTGAAATCAGAAAAATTCACCGGATCCGTGTATGCATTAAATACCAAAATGGCAATTATAGATTACTTAAAAAAGAACCCTAATGCAATTGCAGCCGTTGATTGGGCAGAATTCAGCGACTCGGACGACAGCCAGAAAAAATCACTTTTAAACGGACTTCAAAGACTAGCCATCAGCCGACCTCTTGATTCCTTGCAATATGGATTTTTACTTCCCGATCAATACAATCTGCAGGATAAACGTTATCCTTTACAGAGGACCTGGCAATTCATCAGCTGTTCCGGAAAATCCGATCTGGCTTTAGGTTTTGCTTCCTTTGTAGCGGGTGAAATCGGTCAAAAGATTGTGCTGAAAGCAGGCATGCTTCCGATTTTTCAAACAGAACGATGGATTGAATTCACTAATGGCGATTATAAAATTGTAAATTAA
- a CDS encoding glycoside hydrolase family 97 protein, with protein sequence MYKSVIFFCFIFVSSENSLLATRFFNLFSPDLTMQFNIQLTADGIVKYSLYADKMPLVKEGRMGIKLLNQLSFDKGFELVSIDTSSIDLFWEPVWGEEKRIRNHCKRMLVHLQHMSTGRKWMIEVRLYNDGVGFRYIFPVQDGFSHFIIEDELTSFPLSDDHSCFWIPGDSDSNEYSYSKTKLKEIYALQGNPGNDIGFKSLISDTTVQTPLTMRTKSDAYVSIHEAALVNYPAMMLGIHRKSLTLKTELVADAIGNKAYLNAGDQTPWRVILFARKASDLLRNRIILNLNEPSALNETSWIKPGKYLGIWWEMHLKTKDWVCQTNFDSLKHKSHGASTDHVLAYIDFASAHKIPYLLVEGWNEGWENGDGGWSERKFIFTKPYPDFDLNRISKYAAEKNVRLIMHHETYGTVTDYERQMHDAFDLMQQYNYPIVKTGYVGRLVPRGEHHDGQWMVNHYAHVAKKTADRKIMLNVHEAVRPTGLHRTYPNWISSEAGRGNEFNAWGQGNPPEHETILPFTRLLGGPMDYTPGIFQLKLNVYGLPEKQQVNTTLAKQLALYVTLYSPLQMAADLIENYEKHPIAFQFIKDVATDWDTTVVIDAMPGDFVYMARKQKAKNNWFVGMITDEQARDHTIIFDFLEPGKKYEAKIYMDGTTAHWQSNPMDYKIESRSLNSKDKLKIKLAPGGGCAISLMQMD encoded by the coding sequence ATGTATAAATCCGTAATATTTTTTTGTTTCATCTTTGTCTCTTCAGAGAACTCATTGCTTGCAACCCGGTTTTTTAATTTGTTTTCGCCCGATCTTACCATGCAATTTAATATTCAGCTGACTGCTGATGGTATAGTGAAATATTCACTCTATGCTGATAAAATGCCATTGGTAAAAGAAGGGCGAATGGGCATAAAATTGTTAAATCAGCTTTCTTTTGATAAAGGTTTTGAATTAGTGAGCATTGATACTTCAAGCATCGATCTATTTTGGGAACCTGTCTGGGGTGAGGAAAAAAGAATTAGGAATCATTGTAAAAGAATGTTGGTCCATCTTCAACACATGTCAACTGGACGCAAGTGGATGATTGAGGTAAGATTGTATAATGATGGGGTAGGATTTAGATATATTTTTCCGGTACAGGATGGATTTAGTCATTTTATCATAGAGGATGAACTCACGAGCTTTCCATTATCTGACGATCATTCTTGTTTTTGGATTCCGGGAGATTCGGATTCAAATGAATACAGCTATAGCAAAACAAAATTGAAAGAGATTTATGCTTTACAAGGAAATCCCGGAAACGACATTGGATTTAAAAGTTTAATCAGTGACACTACGGTGCAAACTCCATTGACCATGCGCACAAAATCTGATGCTTATGTCAGTATTCACGAAGCTGCATTGGTAAACTATCCGGCAATGATGTTGGGTATTCATCGAAAAAGTTTAACTTTAAAAACAGAACTGGTAGCAGATGCAATCGGAAACAAAGCGTATCTCAATGCAGGAGACCAGACACCCTGGAGGGTTATATTGTTTGCAAGAAAAGCATCAGATTTATTGCGGAATCGGATAATATTAAATTTAAATGAACCTAGCGCACTCAATGAAACAAGCTGGATAAAACCGGGAAAATATTTGGGGATTTGGTGGGAGATGCATTTGAAAACAAAAGATTGGGTTTGCCAAACCAATTTCGACAGCCTGAAACATAAATCCCACGGTGCATCTACAGATCATGTGTTGGCTTATATCGATTTTGCATCTGCTCATAAAATTCCGTATTTGCTTGTTGAAGGGTGGAATGAAGGCTGGGAAAATGGCGATGGCGGTTGGAGTGAACGTAAGTTCATTTTTACGAAACCTTATCCGGATTTTGATCTGAACCGGATCAGTAAATACGCAGCTGAAAAAAATGTTCGGCTCATCATGCATCATGAAACTTACGGAACCGTAACAGATTACGAGCGACAAATGCACGATGCTTTTGATTTGATGCAACAATACAACTACCCAATTGTCAAAACGGGCTATGTAGGCAGATTAGTACCCAGAGGCGAACATCACGACGGACAATGGATGGTCAATCATTACGCACATGTGGCAAAAAAAACAGCAGATAGAAAAATCATGCTGAATGTACACGAAGCGGTAAGACCTACGGGTTTACATAGGACTTATCCAAACTGGATTAGCAGCGAGGCTGGTAGAGGAAATGAATTCAATGCATGGGGCCAGGGCAATCCCCCGGAGCATGAAACAATTCTTCCATTTACAAGATTACTTGGTGGGCCTATGGATTATACTCCCGGGATTTTTCAGTTAAAATTAAATGTTTATGGACTTCCTGAAAAGCAACAAGTAAATACGACATTAGCCAAGCAATTAGCACTCTATGTAACGCTTTATAGTCCCTTGCAAATGGCCGCTGATCTGATTGAAAATTATGAAAAACATCCTATTGCTTTTCAGTTTATAAAGGACGTTGCCACCGATTGGGATACAACAGTTGTTATAGATGCGATGCCTGGTGATTTTGTGTACATGGCGCGAAAGCAAAAAGCAAAAAATAATTGGTTTGTAGGAATGATCACAGATGAGCAGGCACGCGATCATACCATCATTTTTGATTTTCTCGAACCGGGCAAAAAATACGAAGCAAAAATTTATATGGACGGTACGACCGCACATTGGCAATCCAATCCAATGGATTATAAAATAGAATCGCGAAGCTTAAATTCAAAAGACAAATTAAAAATCAAATTAGCGCCGGGCGGAGGTTGCGCAATTAGTTTGATGCAGATGGATTAG
- a CDS encoding Smr/MutS family protein has translation MKSLWIGDKVKIVSRDAVGSFEGISKEGMAIVKHSEVLEKVDSKDLKLWNEPEPELLLSVEEQTIKPGIKIVNNTYKVFDGIIDLHYEKLAPERLNNPHPHILEFQLSKCKEFIEEAIRRKIPYLRIIHGKGEGKLKAAVEHLLMFYPDINSFYSTPDLGAVEVRMQFRYE, from the coding sequence TTGAAATCACTCTGGATAGGCGACAAGGTGAAAATTGTTTCGAGAGACGCAGTTGGGAGCTTTGAAGGAATCAGCAAAGAAGGAATGGCTATTGTAAAACATAGCGAAGTTTTGGAAAAAGTTGATTCAAAAGACCTTAAACTTTGGAATGAACCGGAGCCTGAGCTCCTGTTGTCAGTAGAAGAGCAGACCATAAAACCAGGCATCAAAATAGTCAATAACACTTATAAAGTTTTTGATGGAATTATAGATTTGCATTATGAAAAACTTGCTCCGGAAAGACTCAACAACCCACATCCTCATATTCTTGAATTTCAGCTGTCGAAGTGTAAAGAATTTATAGAAGAGGCCATCCGACGTAAGATTCCATATTTGAGAATTATTCATGGGAAGGGTGAGGGAAAATTAAAAGCTGCAGTAGAACATCTTTTGATGTTTTATCCGGATATTAACTCCTTTTACTCGACTCCTGATTTAGGCGCTGTAGAAGTCAGAATGCAATTTCGTTATGAATGA